A section of the Rhodobacter sp. genome encodes:
- a CDS encoding DUF2244 domain-containing protein: MPYELTLDGPVRARLRAWPHNALNPRGFAMVIGMTAATLAMPLIAVLGSPVLWGLLPFAAVVLWGLWFAIDRNWRDRRILEDMSLTREGVVLVRTNPRGPQQEWRADPHWITLTLTPRGGPVEQYLTLRGGGREVELGAYLMPDERQRLHADLSELLIRLRSYQDPLR, translated from the coding sequence ATGCCCTATGAACTGACCCTCGACGGCCCCGTTCGCGCCCGGCTGCGTGCCTGGCCCCACAACGCGCTGAATCCGCGCGGCTTTGCGATGGTCATCGGCATGACCGCCGCGACCTTGGCGATGCCGCTGATCGCCGTCCTCGGCTCTCCGGTGCTGTGGGGGCTGCTGCCTTTCGCGGCGGTCGTTCTGTGGGGACTGTGGTTCGCCATCGACCGCAACTGGCGCGATCGCCGCATCCTCGAGGACATGAGTCTGACCCGCGAGGGGGTGGTGCTGGTCCGCACCAACCCGCGCGGACCACAACAGGAATGGCGCGCCGATCCGCACTGGATCACGCTGACCCTGACGCCGCGCGGCGGCCCGGTCGAGCAGTATCTCACCCTGCGCGGCGGCGGACGCGAGGTCGAACTGGGCGCCTATCTGATGCCCGACGAACGCCAGCGACTGCACGCCGATCTGTCGGAGCTGCTGATCCGCCTGCGCAGCTATCAGGACCCGCTCAGGTGA
- a CDS encoding cytochrome c: protein MVEVRLPDRFSALEQIGRTAFDAVCAACHGPNAAGRQGMGPPLVHPFFRPGHHADAAFQRAVQTGVRAHHWRFGDMPPQEGLTTADVRAIVGYVRALQRANGIR from the coding sequence ATGGTCGAGGTCCGGCTGCCGGACAGGTTTTCGGCGCTGGAACAGATCGGGCGCACGGCCTTCGACGCGGTCTGCGCCGCCTGCCACGGCCCGAACGCCGCAGGCCGTCAGGGAATGGGGCCGCCGCTGGTGCATCCCTTCTTCCGTCCCGGCCATCATGCCGACGCGGCCTTTCAACGGGCCGTCCAGACCGGCGTGCGCGCGCATCACTGGCGCTTTGGCGACATGCCGCCGCAAGAGGGGCTGACCACGGCCGACGTGCGCGCGATCGTCGGCTATGTGCGCGCCCTGCAACGCGCAAACGGCATCCGCTAG
- a CDS encoding lysylphosphatidylglycerol synthetase family protein: MPTPTIRAMKRYGPILLAGVLFAMGISALVHLLRPVRPADILAQIHAMPGSALAAALAATAVGYAALVCYDWFGLRFIRHQLPAGVVALGGFLAFAFGNTIGVSAISGGAVRYRLYSAVGLSALEVAAVSAYVAVALGTGLTLVGLAALAVHPHAVASYLPYAAATIQAIAGGLLAAAVIAIAYASIRQRNIRLFRVTLHMPPPRDLVGQIVVTLIDIAAASFALWVLLPAGKPDFATFLAVYSAAIMIGVLSHVPGGVGVFETVVLGVMPAAVPVSDAAAALLLFRLIYYLVPFGLGFLVVALTEARAISHLAQRLLRRLPEPVQPVLSALHGLAPTLVAVVACGFGLYLGLVSLVPSMRSNAMADGDLVALILTRGGALASGLSGLALVALSFGLAQRLRAAFVASIVTLLTGAGIALATGFDIENALILAAGAVVLLPFRSAFDQPSRQGRPPNVPVD; the protein is encoded by the coding sequence GTGCCGACACCGACGATCCGCGCGATGAAGCGATATGGCCCGATCCTGCTGGCGGGCGTGCTGTTCGCGATGGGGATCTCGGCGTTGGTGCATCTGCTGCGTCCGGTACGCCCCGCCGACATCCTGGCCCAGATCCACGCCATGCCCGGATCGGCACTGGCGGCGGCGCTGGCGGCAACCGCCGTGGGCTATGCGGCGCTGGTCTGCTACGACTGGTTCGGGCTGCGCTTCATCCGTCACCAACTGCCCGCCGGCGTCGTCGCCCTGGGCGGTTTCCTGGCATTCGCCTTTGGCAATACCATCGGCGTCAGCGCCATTTCGGGTGGCGCGGTGCGCTACCGGCTCTATTCCGCGGTCGGACTCAGCGCGCTCGAGGTGGCGGCGGTCTCGGCCTATGTGGCGGTGGCACTGGGCACCGGGCTGACCCTGGTCGGGTTGGCCGCGCTCGCCGTGCACCCCCACGCGGTCGCCAGCTACCTGCCCTATGCGGCGGCCACCATCCAGGCGATCGCCGGCGGCCTGCTGGCGGCCGCCGTCATCGCGATCGCCTATGCCTCGATCCGGCAACGCAACATCCGTCTGTTCCGCGTGACGCTGCACATGCCGCCGCCGCGCGACCTGGTCGGCCAGATCGTGGTCACGCTGATCGACATCGCCGCGGCCTCGTTTGCGTTGTGGGTGCTGCTGCCCGCCGGCAAGCCGGATTTCGCGACCTTCCTCGCGGTCTATTCGGCGGCGATCATGATCGGCGTGCTCAGCCATGTGCCGGGCGGCGTCGGCGTGTTCGAGACGGTCGTTCTGGGGGTCATGCCCGCCGCGGTGCCGGTGAGCGACGCGGCCGCCGCCCTGCTGCTGTTCCGGCTGATCTATTACCTGGTGCCGTTCGGTCTGGGCTTTCTGGTGGTCGCCTTGACCGAGGCGCGGGCGATCAGCCACCTGGCCCAGCGGTTGCTGCGCCGTCTGCCCGAACCCGTGCAACCGGTGCTGAGCGCGCTGCACGGGCTGGCGCCAACGCTGGTTGCCGTGGTCGCCTGTGGGTTCGGCCTGTATCTGGGCCTGGTGTCGCTGGTGCCCTCGATGCGATCGAACGCGATGGCCGACGGCGACCTGGTGGCGCTGATCCTGACCCGCGGCGGCGCGCTGGCGTCCGGTCTGTCGGGTCTGGCGCTGGTGGCGTTGTCCTTTGGCCTGGCGCAACGGCTGCGGGCGGCCTTTGTGGCCAGTATCGTGACGCTGCTGACCGGGGCGGGAATCGCGCTGGCCACCGGCTTTGACATCGAAAACGCGCTGATCCTGGCCGCGGGCGCGGTGGTCCTGTTGCCGTTCCGCAGTGCGTTCGATCAACCCTCGCGCCAAGGACGCCCGCCGAATGTTCCCGTCGATTGA
- a CDS encoding GatB/YqeY domain-containing protein, whose protein sequence is MSLRARISEDLKTAMKAKDTLRLSTLRLINAAIKDRDIALRGEGEDREMTDEEITATLSRMVKQRQESARAYEEGGRLELVERELAEIGVIETYLPRQLSQDEVAVAIDSVVAELEAGSIRDMGRVMNALKARYTGQMDFGAVGPMVKARLT, encoded by the coding sequence ATGTCGTTGCGCGCCCGGATTTCCGAGGACCTGAAAACCGCGATGAAAGCGAAGGACACGCTGCGCTTGTCCACGCTGCGGCTGATCAACGCGGCGATCAAAGATCGCGATATCGCCCTCAGGGGCGAGGGCGAAGACCGCGAGATGACGGACGAGGAAATCACCGCCACCCTGTCGCGCATGGTCAAGCAGCGCCAGGAAAGCGCCCGCGCCTATGAAGAAGGCGGCCGGCTAGAGCTGGTCGAACGCGAACTGGCCGAGATCGGCGTGATCGAGACCTATCTGCCGCGCCAACTGTCCCAGGACGAGGTCGCGGTCGCCATCGATTCCGTGGTGGCCGAGCTCGAGGCCGGGTCGATACGCGACATGGGGCGGGTGATGAATGCGCTGAAGGCGCGCTACACCGGGCAGATGGATTTCGGCGCCGTCGGGCCGATGGTCAAGGCGCGCCTCACCTGA